Proteins from a single region of Plasmodium brasilianum strain Bolivian I chromosome 13, whole genome shotgun sequence:
- a CDS encoding hypothetical protein (conserved Plasmodium membrane protein) yields MARVYVVLERIVFLTIFLATAYFFLDFMVMYDNSICYLSIPLLALIYTISYILAILPEIANSVKYTLFYKTRKKKIYTYSLKKDLLSKRKVNNKDLKIDNLIDTSFLYMNQNFLDKGNIDRHNGQNEHQGYKHGEVRGRGRNGNRNGNRDGSRNRSRVVDGKSSRVRIENSDIVNVENNEDDNKNFQGTNGSRNRKDVNGILKKNTRSRKKNGRYSKNEINDYVLKKGGNNKKYIIDSCEEYEKICFNDQRKTLKIKDKIIKYIELNDTDNVVQSEEEYKQNVKIMKDEYKVNMNSSIELKDDKRKIGSFLYDKKYLNMKNEDCTEEKVDCKNNKKKYFCYMVNKIFYKKKGLETWKTSYFSGFRSNTNNYTLHSFYDRNKHVQNDYDFSRWHNLFLKFIVNIKVIFVKFCKNTSFLIADLIITFILHMVWVKVHKHLRRNNVDIDTGMFNWNTDYLPKAYKTVEGYLQYFILYDLCIKLFLFFSSNHILSYWFLLNLMNTPFLYVAVSFITDVKFKRYGWLYLSGPFRFLNFLRIENLFGQNNYHHKINFPVITLSIQILVVIYTYACIHLLMEHPCKGDYEIYDYVFSGMQTVSTAGMGKGSCFPFTLQTKISYIFYIFMTFTYIQYKIRYLKNHMVEEKKIYGKIPNIGARYFVIIGHIKPIALYVIINELQSSYSNLDEIIILTSLPVKFYINIIRLLNKKGACKTSLCLYDLNKPFPLKIKKIISYSSGIFICNNIINTHHNINNDMETLKRYNEITSLGPFNKYISVLLNNMCNHNILLKRNNRNIVCLNDLKMKLFAKTVDDCPGMFLLILLFFINTPQKLKFKHTYILNKYFDNPEEIIEPDKTPFGSTSGAESAGSKKDGEKKKKKNIYTKSGSFGNRGSRDSTSSRGSQSNYDEGEYKLHLKLLSFVNSRKYFTENGVLSKKSKKFKDSNNSSGRNDFYEIDIAKSGEKDESKEKEEADVVGGEIGVGGEEVNSLGGEVEIDASRGVKVNTKGNTNGKNVGSKGKENTEAVHLNINKNKKSKSLYANLQKDTKKKSMYKGFFSHNFDEDFFYSSYNNYVNYIKGIKYNIYKIKLPPSFFNFHFVTIVQYMYMNYNAYIIGIINDYNEIKLNPLNFVYTSSNTYFIVLTDKYNILQKIQNIKKVNLDWMDNIDSVKTPRNKNQRNAPDEGSEEHNTNNQNTYYSEMRILKNENNIFFNPVLNIYRVENYLQAIQIFNLRRKNAEAPYRNKNSYPNGTSVRGTSNSDTSVSSTSNSSNSRNYEMDNSSPLEGTEKGEQRVNINKEEMKNKGKKKEKMVNKKLEEGKKKVPHDHKKHSKKHSRMDKREKYNCNSDGEIVHDEGDELQNEVQNGEMTPCEMGPNPVRPSQGSPLEKNRKSSEKNRGREKSIKGENSQHTDFIILIYWPESLNTFLKVLYKRKNHNIIILSDQIPSYIYNNKLSKYNVCYIQKSPLILFNLVVAGILQCTKCIIFKNYLKLKSHQNVISYNEKAESINYFEYMCEYNDSDLILIFNNIQNIFRRRDINSAFVEYYLRESTETNLYNDYIKKKLGIQRDSSFHESIESLRNKKQEKEKKKEMEEVNVDVEEVEKKKKKKKRNIYLLMELNNTLSVQYLNNDVYVNVDTFKKKKSNEISISKAHNLLFLENYKKQIQFFKYGNLLVENIYKKIEHIFVDNYYFYLYFLQFTSASLFIDELLYHLIGYTFPIKNNSLNISAIEAFIDGTYTDSQKKMKTNLLQKAVNPKFHSKHFFLLFQNYLKKGAIIIGIYRCNKENNMSIVIPCPQRNFIVHKRDKVHVEKKISKKSKKN; encoded by the exons ATGGCGAGGGTATACGTAGTACTCGAGAGAATCGTTTTtcttacaatttttttggcaactgcatattttttcctgGACTTCATGGTTATGTATGATAATTCTATTTGCTACTTGAGTATTCCCTTACTGGCgcttatatatactatatcgTACATTTTGGCCATATTACCAGAAATAGCAAACTCAGTTAAGTACaccttattttataaaacaaggaaaaaaaaaatatacacgtACTCACTAAAAAAAGATTTGCTTTCAAAGAGAAAGGTTAATAACAAGGACTTAAAGATTGATAACTTAATAGATACCAGTTTTCTCTACATGAATCAGAATTTTTTGGATAAGGGAAACATCGACAGACACAACGGGCAGAATGAGCACCAAGGATACAAACATGGTGAGGTAAGAGGAAGAGGCAGGAATGGTAACAGGAATGGAAACAGGGATGGAAGTAGGAATAGAAGCAGAGTAGTGGACGGTAAAAGTTCCCGAGTGAGGATAGAAAATTCCGATATAGTGAACGTAGAAAACAACGAAGACGACAATAAAAATTTCCAAGGAACTAATGGAAGTAGGAACAGAAAGGATGTCAATGGTATATTAAAGAAGAATACACGGagtaggaaaaaaaatgggagGTACAGCAAGAATGAAATCAATgattatgttttaaaaaaaggagggaataataaaaaatatattatagataGTTGTGAAGAATATGAAAAGATTTGTTTTAATGATCAAAGAAAAACGTTGAAAATTAAGGataagataataaaatatatagaactGAATGACACTGACAATGTGGTACAATCAGAAGAAGAGTATAAGCAGaatgttaaaataatgaaagatgaatataaagtaaatatgAATTCAAGCATTGAGTTAAAGGATGATAAAAGAAAGATTGGATCCTTTCTATAtgataagaaatatttaaatatgaaaaatgaagacTGTACAGAAGAAAAAGTggattgtaaaaataataaaaagaaatatttctGTTATAtggttaataaaatattttataaaaaaaaaggcttaGAAACATGGAAAACTAGTTATTTTTCTGGTTTCAGatcaaatacaaataattatacattacaTAGTTTCTATGACCGAAATAAACATGTACAAAATGATTATGATTTTTCAAGATGGCATAATCTTTTTCTTAAGTttatagtaaatataaaagtaatatttgtaaaattttgtaaaaatacttcttttttaatagcTGATTTGATCATAACATTCATATTACATATGGTATGGGTTAAGGTACATAAACATTTACGTCGAAATAATGTAGATATAGACACAGGTATGTTTAATTGGAATACTGATTATCTACCTAAGGCATATAAAACTGTTGAAGGATATttgcaatattttattttgtatgacttgtgcataaaattatttctttttttttcttctaacCATATATTAAGTTATTGGTTTTTATTAAACTTAATGAATACACCATTTTTATACGTTGCTGTCTCTTTTATAACTgatgtaaaatttaaaagatatgGATGGTTATATTTATCTGGACCATTTAGATTTCTTAACTTTTTACGAATTGAAAATTTGTTTGGTCAGAACAATTATCACCATAAGATAAATTTTCCTGTTATTACTTTATCAATACAAATACTAgttgttatatatacatatgcgtgtatacatttattaatgGAACACCCATGTAAAGGAGATTAcgaaatatatgattatgtTTTCTCTGGGATGCAAACAGTATCAACAGCTGGTATGGGCAAAGGATCATGTTTCCCTTTCACATTACAAACAAAaattagttatatattttatatctttatgacttttacatatatacaatataaaatacgttacttaaaaaatcatatggtagaagaaaaaaaaatatatggaaaaattcCAAATATAGGAGCACGTTACTTTGTTATAATAGGTCATATCAAACCAATAGCTCTTTATGTAATAATCAACGAGTTGCAATCCTCGTACAGTAATTTGgatgaaattattatattaacaagCTTACctgtaaaattttatataaatataatacgtttattaaacaaaaaagggGCTTGTAAAACAAGTTTATGTTTATACGATTTAAATAAACCAtttcctttaaaaataaaaaaaatcatttcaTATAGTAGtggtatttttatatgcaataatattattaacacacatcataatattaataatgatatgGAAACATTAAAGagatataatgaaataacatCGCTAGGGCCTTTCAACAAATACATATCAGTTCTACTAAATAACATGTGTAACCATAATATTCTACTTAAAAGGAATAACAGAAATATAGTGTGTCTGAATGACTTAAAAATGAAGCTATTTGCAAAAACTGTCGACGACTGCCCAGGCATGTTTTTGCTAATACTCTTATTTTTCATCAACACACCGCAGAAGTTAAAATTTAAGCACAcctatatattaaacaagTATTTTGATAACCCAGAAGAAATCATTGAACCGGATAAGACTCCCTTCGGAAGTACCAGTGGAGCGGAAAGCGCTGGAAGCAAGAAGgatggggaaaaaaaaaaaaaaaaaaatatatataccaaGAGTGGAAGTTTTGGTAATAGAGGTAGTCGTGATAGTACCAGTAGTAGAGGAAGTCAAAGTAATTATGATGAGGGTGAATATAAGCTTCACTTAAAGTTGCTCTCCTTTGTGAACTCAAGGAAGTACTTCACTGAGAATGGTGTTCTCTcgaaaaaaagcaaaaagtTCAAAGACAGTAATAACAGCAGTGGAAGGAATGACTTTTACGAAATTGATATTGCCAAAAGTGGTGAAAAGGATGAGtcaaaagaaaaggaagaagcGGATGTAGTAGGTGGAGAGATAGGCGTAGGGGGTGAAGAGGTGAACTCTTTGGGGGGAGAAGTAGAAATAGACGCTTCCAGGGGGGTAAAAGTCAACACTAAGGGAAATACAAACGGGAAAAATGTTGGAAGCAAGGGAAAGGAAAATACAGAAGCAGTACAcctaaatattaataaaaacaaaaaaagtaagTCTTTATATGCCAATTTACAGAAagatacaaaaaagaaaagtatgTATAAAGGTTTCTTTTCACACAATTTCGATGAAGATTTCTTCTACAGttcttataataattatgtaaattatataaaaggcataaaatataatatatataaaattaaattaccgccttctttttttaattttcattttgtaacCATAGTgcagtatatgtatatgaattataatgCTTACATAATAGGAATAATAAATGACTACAAtgagataaaattaaatccACTTAATTTTGTATACACATCTAGTAATACTTACTTTATCGTACTAACAGATAAGTATAATATACTacaaaaaattcaaaatattaagaaagtAAATTTAGATTGGATGGATAATATCGACTCTGTTAAAACACCAAGAAATAAAAACCAAAGAAATGCACCAGATGAAGGATCTGAAGAACATAACACCAATAATCAAAACACATATTACTCAGAAATGaggattttaaaaaatgaaaataatatattttttaatcctgttttaaatatatatagagtAGAGAATTATTTACAAGcaattcaaatttttaacCTAAGAAGGAAAAACGCAGAAGCACCTTATCGTAATAAAAACTCATATCCTAATGGCACGTCGGTTAGAGGTACGTCGAATAGCGACACTTCTGTTAGCAGCACATCAAATAGTAGCAACAGTCGTAATTATGAAATGGACAATTCTTCTCCACTTGAGGGAACTGAAAAAGGAGAACAACGAGTTAACATAAATAAGGAAGAGATGAAGAATAAGGGGAAGAAGAAGGAAAAGATGGTGAACAAGAAGTTAGaggaggggaaaaaaaaagtcccACATGACCATAAAAAGCATAGCAAAAAGCATAGCAGGATggataaaagagaaaaatataactgtAACTCCGATGGAGAAATAGTGCATGATGAAGGGGATGAACTACAGAACGAAGTTCAAAATGGTGAAATGACACCTTGTGAAATGGGACCTAATCCAGTGCGACCTAGTCAAGGAAGCCCGTTAGAAAAGAATAGAAAATCAAGCGAGAAAAATAGGggaagagaaaaaagtataaaaggGGAAAACTCGCAACACACGGATTTCataatattgatatattGGCCAGAGTCGTTAAATACATTTCTAAAAgtgttatataaaagaaaaaatcataatataattattctgAGTGATCAGATACCATcctatatatacaataataaattgtCCAAGTATAATGTGTGCTATATACAGAAATCTCCTTTAATTCTGTTCAATCTAGTTGTTGCAGGCATTTTACAATGtacaaaatgtattatatttaaaaattatttaaaattaaaatcacATCAAAATGTTATATCATACAACGAAAAAGCGGAAagcataaattattttgagTACATGTGTGAATATAACGATAGTGACTTGATACTAATTTTTAACAACATTCagaatatatttagaagGAGAGATATTAACAGTGCTTTTGTTGAATACTACCTTAGAGAAAGCACAGAAACTAATCTTTATaatgattatataaaaaaaaaattgggaATACAAAGGGATAGCAGTTTTCATGAGAGCATCGAATCACTACGTAATAAGAAACaggaaaaggagaaaaagaaagaaatggAAGAAGTAAATGTAGACGTAGAAgaagtagaaaaaaagaaaaagaaaaagaaaagaaatatttacttaCTAATGGAACTAAACAACACTTTATCTGTGCAGTATTTAAATAACGATGTGTATGTAAATGTtgatacatttaaaaaaaaaaaatcgaacGAAATAAGTATAAGCAAAGcacataatttattatttttagaaaattataaaaagcaaattcagttttttaaatatggaAATCTACttgttgaaaatatatacaaaaaaattgaacatatatttgtagataattattatttctatttatattttctacaaTTCACATCAGCTAGTTTGTTTATTGATGAGTTACTATATCACCTTATTGGTTACACGTTTCCAATCAAAAATAATTCCTTAAACATTTCCGCCATTGAAGCTTTTATAGATGGTACTTATACTGATAgtcagaaaaaaatgaaaaccaATTTATTGCAAAAAGCAGTTAATCCAAAATTCCATTCGAAGCACTTCTTCCTCCTCTTTCAG AACTATCTGAAAAAGGGCGCAATAATTATTGGCATTTACAGATGTAACAAGGAAAATAACATGAGCATTGTCATTCCGTGCCCTCAGAGAAATTTCATAGTGCACAAGCGGGATAAGGTACAtgtcgaaaaaaaaatatcaaaaaaaagcaaaaaaaattga
- a CDS encoding glucose-6-phosphate isomerase, whose translation MDITSLKSYKELIELSKEEKKKHLKDYLNEKERSQLLIRKFKNFYIDFSRQRYSEKTLNKLIHYAEEIKLKEKIEKTFKGEKVNITENRSVLHTALRIPIEKINTNKIIIDNKNILEDVHNVLKKIESYSDNIRNGNIKTCINTKFKNIVCIGIGGSYLGTEFVYEALKFYYYNKILNKNTNNDNFGSLNNNNDDIFDVRFLANVDPNDVNRAIYDLDQTSTLVIIISKTFTTAETMLNARSIKNWLNLKIKDEKQLSKHMVAISTNLKLTDEFGIVRENVFEFWDWVGGRFSVTSAVGMLPLSIAFGYKNMRNFLNGCHDIDEHFLNTNNKDNIPVLLALTSFYNNHFFDCKNIAVLPYFQHLLKFSTHVQQLAMESNGKSVDRNNNFINYNTCQVYFGEPGTNGQHSFYQLIHQGQIIPVELIGFKYSHFPLHFQNEKVSNHDELMTNFFAQADALAIGKTVEQVKEENENSKRKVPLELLNHKVFKGNRPSTLLLFDELNFYTCGLLLALYESRIVAEGFLLNINSFDQWGVELGKVLAKEVRDYFHDTKAHKNLDAYNFNESTKILLNYYLN comes from the coding sequence ATGGATATTACTTCCTTAAAAAGTTATAAGGAGCTAATTGAACTTAGTAAGGAAGAGAAGAAGAAACATTTAAAggattatttaaatgaaaaagagaGATCTCAATTATTAAtcagaaaatttaaaaatttttatattgatTTTTCTCGTCAGAGGTATAGTGAGAAAACGTTGAACAAATTAATTCATTATgcagaagaaataaaattaaaggaaaaaattgaaaaaacatttaaaggGGAAAAGGTAAATATAACTGAAAATAGGAGTGTCTTACATACAGCATTAAGAATAcctatagaaaaaataaacacgaacaaaattataatagataataaaaatatattagaagaTGTGCATAATGTGTTAAAAAAGATTGAATCATATTCAgataatataagaaatggaaatattaaaacatgtataaatacaaaatttaaaaatatagtatgTATAGGTATTGGAGGATCGTATTTGGGTACAGAATTTGTATATGAGGCtttgaaattttattattataataagatattaaataaaaatacaaacaatgataattttggtagtttaaataataataatgacgATATATTTGATGTACGATTTCTAGCTAATGTAGACCCGAATGATGTAAATAGAGCAATATATGATTTAGATCAAACAAGTACGCtagtaattataatatcaAAAACATTTACAACAGCTGAAACAATGTTAAATGCTAGATCTATTAAAAATTGGTTaaatctaaaaataaaagatgaaaaacAATTAAGTAAACATATGGTTGCTATAAGTACAAATTTAAAGTTAACAGATGAATTTGGAATAGTAAGAGAGAATGTTTTTGAATTTTGGGATTGGGTTGGAGGACGTTTTTCAGTTACAAGTGCTGTAGGTATGCTTCCCTTATCGATTGCATTtggatataaaaatatgagaaaTTTCCTAAATGGCTGTCATGATATTgatgaacattttttaaatacaaataataaagataatatTCCTGTTTTATTAGCTTTAACaagtttttataataatcatttttttgattgtaaaaatattgcaGTTTTGCCATATTTTCAACATctgttaaaattttctacACATGTACAACAGTTAGCCATGGAGAGTAATGGTAAATCAGTAGAtcgaaataataattttattaattataatacatgTCAAGTATATTTTGGAGAACCAGGTACTAATGGACAACACAGTTTTTATCAGTTAATACATCAAGGACAAATAATACCTGTTGAATTAATAGGTTTCAAGTATTCTCATTTCCCTCTTCattttcaaaatgaaaaagtgaGTAACCATGATGAATTAATGACCAACTTTTTTGCACAAGCTGATGCATTAGCAATTGGAAAAACAGTAGAGCAAGTTAAAGAAGAAAACGAAAAtagtaaaagaaaagtaCCACTTGAATTACTAAACCATAAAGTATTTAAAGGAAATAGACCATCTACTTTACTTCTATTCGATGAGTTAAACTTTTATACTTGTGGACTACTCTTAGCATTGTACGAAAGTAGAATTGTAGCCGAAggatttttattaaatattaacagTTTCGATCAGTGGGGTGTTGAGTTAGGAAAAGTGCTAGCGAAGGAAGTCCGAGATTATTTTCATGACACTAAGGCACATAAGAACCTGGATGCCTATAATTTTAACGAATCcacaaaaattttgttaaattattaCCTCAATTAG
- a CDS encoding GTPase Era → MCFPGLVGPNSRWGIFFLSVRNFSILERYIRAKPHSNELKISQVNADEERKEENKKKESKYYPPNITRGVIPKSAYINTWKIPEQPENPKFLKIALIGAPNAGKSSLLNSILNKTISAVSPKINTTKQDIKGVYTKDNVQLIFIDAPGIIPSHKKKNFCKELVSYAWKGYEEADLILFIADTVKRPTYDILNIVRMLAPKNVVPYCSDSESESENCNESGSGNQGYCGAERNPPSSVLYSDNDKYKENFNQYDVNNYDENEFEQNDKIPHDNENNYWGNPNMGDFLVNENDDQKKKDEKFIEYFSSTMEMDSKYNDKSVKKNLFENRKKIIESYQHNTMHTKNNVINAERKQVIPPVILVLNKVDLCTHNKWANARAKEFMNNGNFDNIFFISAKYNKGIEELLDYIIKHKAKNQFWVYPKDTNTTLSKVQIVEQLINTYLYCWFNKDVPYKIKHHMLSWCVNLNNCLIIEYQIIVKSAKVAKMICGVHNKLIINMRKNVSYKLTKLWDQNVYVHIHVKSVNV, encoded by the coding sequence atgtGCTTTCCTGGCCTAGTAGGACCAAACAGCAGATggggaattttttttttatctgttcgtaatttttctatattagaAAGATACATAAGAGCAAAACCACATtctaatgaattaaaaataagccAAGTAAATGCGGatgaagaaagaaaagaggaaaataaaaaaaaagaaagtaaatACTACCCACCTAATATAACTCGAGGAGTAATACCGAAAAGTgcttatattaatacatggAAAATACCAGAACAACCAGAAAATCCgaaatttcttaaaattgcTCTAATAGGTGCACCAAATGCAGGTAAAAGTTCTCTATTAAATTCAATACTTAACAAAACCATTTCAGCAGTTTCaccaaaaattaatacaacCAAACAAGATATAAAGGGAGTATATACTAAGGATAATGTTCAGCTAATATTTATTGACGCCCCTGGTATTATTCCAtctcataaaaaaaaaaacttttgtAAAGAATTGGTGAGTTATGCTTGGAAGGGGTATGAAGAAGCAGAcctcattttatttattgcaGACACAGTAAAACGTCCAACGTATGACATTCTTAATATAGTTCGAATGTTAGCACCAAAAAATGTAGTACCATATTGCAGTGACAGTGAGAGTGAAAGTGAGAACTGTAATGAGAGTGGAAGTGGGAACCAAGGCTATTGTGGAGCGGAAAGAAACCCTCCTTCAAGTGTACTATACAGtgataatgataaatataaagaaaatttcaaCCAATATGATGTTAATAACTATGATGAAAACGAATTTGaacaaaatgataaaatcCCACATGACAATGAGAATAACTATTGGGGCAATCCAAATATGGGGGATTTTTTagtaaatgaaaatgatgatcagaaaaagaaagatgaGAAGtttattgaatatttttccaGTACAATGGAAATGGATTCCAAATATAATGATAAGagtgttaaaaaaaatttatttgaaaatagaaaaaaaataattgaatcATATCAACACAACACCATGCACACAAAAAATAACGTGATTAATGCTGAAAGAAAACAAGTTATCCCTCCTGTAATATTAGTATTAAATAAAGTAGatttatgtacacataatAAATGGGCTAATGCAAGAGCCAAAGAATTTATGAATAATGGaaattttgataatatattttttatatctgctaaatataataaaggaATTGAAGAATTACtagattatataataaaacataaagcAAAAAATCAATTTTGGGTATATCCCAAAGATACAAATACTACTTTAAGCAAAGTACAAATTGTTGAACAGCTAATAAATACTTACTTATATTGCTGGTTTAATAAAGATGTtccttataaaattaaacatCATATGTTATCATGGTGTGTTAACTTAAATAACTGTCTTATAATTGAATATCAAATCATAGTGAAAAGTGCAAAAGTAGCCAAGATGATTTGTGGTGTACACAACAAGctaataattaatatgcGAAAAAATGTATCTTATAAATTGACTAAATTGTGGGACCAAAATGTGTACGTACACATTCATGTAAAGTCTGTCAACGTGTAA
- a CDS encoding hypothetical protein (conserved Plasmodium protein) has protein sequence MNKYLLLNCNKCKHFNCVKRFKCLINNSMDDKNLKWRTTNESYCEYILSPEEEKDLRKNHLYIISSNAINIDKNIIHESIKNYKENNNISAYYKKLNSNLNNLNSKNSIIVYYYFNFLNDFVQKIMGIPIINYLYNNIFLKYRINIHTFISPIYERINNEELFLKFHLSKNDVREIMYFLCIHVWIYCAKLNMINNNHLKILLWEKIWDYYRALLIKYKISEFCFNTYLINMQEYSLGFCIGLDECLGKEFYAGNICNLIFNHIYNENEQFKNSKELINLTIYCIRMYHFICRLPDENFIKAKFTWPDMK, from the coding sequence atgaataaatatttactgtTGAATTgtaataaatgtaaacattttaattGTGTTAAAAGGTTCAAGtgtttaattaataattctatGGATGataaaaacttaaaatgGAGAACGACTAACGAGTCCTACTGTGAATATATACTAAGTCCAGAAGAGGAAAAAGACTTAAGAAAAAaccatttatacataatctCAAGTAATGCTATAAATAtagacaaaaatataatacatgaaagtattaaaaattataaggaaaataataatatttctgcatattataaaaaattaaattcgAATTTAAATAATCTGAATAGTAAGAACAgtattattgtatattattattttaattttttaaacgattttgttcaaaaaattatgggAATTCCCATTATAAATTatctttataataatatatttttgaaatatagaataaatattcacACTTTTATTTCACCAATATATGAAAGAATAAACAATGAGGAATTGTTTTTAAAGTTTcatttaagtaaaaatgatGTTCGtgaaataatgtattttttatgtatacatgtatggaTATATTGCGCCAAgttaaatatgataaataataaccatttgaaaattttattatgggAAAAGATATGGGACTATTACAGAGCTTTACTTATAAAGTACAAAATTTCagaattttgttttaatactTACCTGATTAATATGCAAGAATATTCTTTAGGTTTTTGTATTGGACTAGACGAATGTTTAGGCAAAGAATTTTATGCAGGAAATATATGCAACCTTATCTttaatcatatttataacgaaaatgaacaatttaaaaattcgaaagaactaataaatttaacCATTTACTGTATAAGGATGTACCACTTTATTTGTCGCTTACctgatgaaaattttattaaagctAAATTTACATGGCCTGacatgaaataa